A genomic segment from Littorina saxatilis isolate snail1 unplaced genomic scaffold, US_GU_Lsax_2.0 scaffold_1049, whole genome shotgun sequence encodes:
- the LOC138956040 gene encoding piggyBac transposable element-derived protein 3-like has protein sequence MNVHDVLSQLEEDGFFNAAVYITPPGDGELSDEDSGEEDGGGQVNNLNRRQLHAEAEGVVTRSDGQVVRMGGPNDETELDQDPPGRPASPQPVPASPQPVPASPQSVPASPQSVPASSQSVPASPQSVPASPQSVPASPQSVPASPQSVLASPQQAPALRNLRNRQRNQPAPIQVPVPRQQLAGRLLQNQRQQRLQQPAVRNWRREDLPRNLNLQQQWPVLPQAQFLNENLNPLEMFELFIDDDVVDYIVDQTNLYARRDKGNHTFVTTRQEFRTFMAILLLSGYNQIPRRTMYWERNTDCHNTAVSGAMSRNRFDEHMRFLHLADNNTLDPNDKVSKVRAFVSMINERCLLYFPEQQHLSIDESMVPYFGHHSTKQFIRGKPIRFGFKLWTLADPLGYVVQFEPYTGAGGGQPYGRLGLGGTVVKDLISELPQRPYHLTFDNFFTSLPLLSDLAANGIGATGTIRKNRIEHCPMRDATRFAKEDRGALDFRHDRRSNVLVVEWNDNSVVTVASNCDRVMPLARVRRWSRAQRQFVQIEQPDLLRVYNATMGGVDRADQNINAYRISLRTKKWWWPYFAHVLELVMQNAWLLFRRTDAHTAEPLDLLAFRRRIVQVYLMRHGAIAMPRRAARLALPAVHRVPDEVRFDGVGHFAGPSQTTKRCALCKKNTKKLCLKCTVGLHNQCFNAFHGIH, from the coding sequence ATGAACGTACATGATGTCTTGAGTCAACTCGAGGAAGATGGATTCTTCAATGCAGCTGTGTACATCACTCCCCCAGGTGATGGGGAATTATCTGATGAAGACAGCGGAGAGGAAGATGGGGGTGGACAGGTAAACAATTTGAACCGTCGTCAGCTTCACGCTGAGGCTGAAGGAGTAGTGACTCGCAGTGATGGACAGGTAGTCAGAATGGGTGGCCCGAACGACGAGACTGAGTTAGATCAAGACCCGCCTGGACGACCTGCCTCTCCACAACCAGTACCCGCTTCTCCACAACCAGTACCCGCCTCTCCACAATCAGTACCCGCCTCTCCACAATCAGTACCCGCCTCTTCACAATCAGTACCCGCCTCTCCACAATCAGTACCTGCCTCTCCACAATCAGTACCCGCCTCTCCACAATCAGTACCCGCCTCTCCACAATCAGTACTCGCCTCTCCACAGCAGGCACCTGCTCTACGTAACCTACGTAATCGCCAGCGAAATCAACCTGCTCCTATTCAGGTACCGGTGCCTCGGCAACAGCTTGCAGGCCGCCTGCTACAGAATCAGAGGCAACAGCGCCTGCAGCAACCTGCTGTGCGTAATTGGAGACGAGAAGATCTTCCAAGAAATCTAAATCTCCAACAACAGTGGCCTGTCCTTCCACAAGCACAATTTCTCAATGAAAACCTCAATCCTTTGGAGATGTTTGAACTCTTTATTGACGATGACGTGGTTGATTACATCGTGGATCAGACAAATCTTTACGCGAGGAGAGACAAAGGGAACCACACCTTTGTTACCACCAGGCAAGAGTTCCGCACATTTATGGCCATACTGCTCCTCTCTGGATACAACCAGATTCCACGCAGAACCATGTATTGGGAGAGAAACACTGACTGTCACAACACCGCTGTCTCTGGTGCCATGAGCAGGAACAGGTTCGATGAACACATGAGATTTCTCCACCTTGCAGACAACAACACACTGGACCCAAACGACAAGGTCAGCAAAGTCAGGGCATTCGTCTCGATGATCAACGAGAGGTGTCTGTTGTATTTCCCTGAGCAGCAACATCTCTCAATCGATGAGAGCATGGTCCCCTATTTCGGACATCACTCGACAAAACAATTCATCCGAGGGAAGCCAATTAGATTTGGTTTCAAACTGTGGACCCTCGCTGACCCGCTTGGGTACGTTGTTCAATTCGAACCGTACACTGGGGCTGGCGGTGGTCAACCATACGGTCGTCTTGGTCTCGGGGGAACGGTGGTCAAAGATCTGATTTCGGAGCTTCCACAACGCCCTTATCACCTGACGTTTGATAACTTCTTCACATCTCTTCCACTGCTGAGTGATCTTGCGGCTAACGGCATAGGGGCGACAGGAACAATCAGGAAGAACCGCATAGAACACTGCCCAATGAGAGATGCCACCCGGTTCGCCAAAGAAGACCGTGGTGCCCTAGACTTCCGTCATGACCGACGCAGCAACGTACTGGTTGTGGAATGGAACGACAACAGTGTAGTGACCGTGGCGAGCAACTGCGATCGTGTGATGCCGCTTGCACGAGTTCGGCGCTGGTCAAGAGCACAACGTCAGTTTGTTCAGATAGAGCAGCCAGATCTGCTCAGAGTGTACAACGCAACCATGGGTGGAGTTGACAGGGCAGATCAAAATATCAATGCCTATCGGATCTCTTTGCGCACCAAAAAGTGGTGGTGGCCATATTTTGCACATGTGCTGGAACTCGTGATGCAGAATGCGTGGCTGTTGTTCCGGAGAACAGATGCACACACCGCCGAGCCTCTCGACTTGCTTGCCTTCCGGCGACGCATTGTGCAAGTCTACCTGATGCGGCATGGAGCCATTGCCATGCCACGGCGTGCTGCTCGACTTGCTCTGCCTGCCGTCCACAGAGTGCCAGACGAAGTCAGGTTTGATGGCGTCGGTCATTTCGCTGGTCCATCGCAGACAACAAAGCGGTGCGCACTGTGCAAGAAGAACACCAAGAAACTCTGCCTGAAATGCACAGTTGGACTTCACAATCAGTGCTTCAATGCGTTTCACGGCATCCACTGA